Genomic DNA from Antennarius striatus isolate MH-2024 chromosome 16, ASM4005453v1, whole genome shotgun sequence:
ACCGGGTCCAGACTGGACCTTCTGGGGCCTCTGGATCCGCTGGATGTTCGCAGGAGGGAGGGTGAACCCCTACAGCTCTGGGGCTGAGCCTGTCATCTGCTTCGGTTTTTCAGGTGTCCCCCTGCAGCCGGGTGCCGGAGCAGACCCTCTCCGACTCGCTGgccctcctctgcagtcaggGTCTGGGTCGGCTCCTGGGGGGCTGGCTGCTGGAGACCTTACAGATacgtctctcctcctctgtggtTCCTGAGTTCTGGTCTGGACTCAAGCAGCCCGAGAACGATCTGGAGGAGAGGTGCAGGGCCTGGGTTCTCCTCACTGCCTTCAGGACTCTGTTGGACCGGCTGGACCCTTTCCTGGGTGGGTTCAGCGCAGATTACCGCTGAGCGacggtattattattatattattcttTACACCAGCAGCACTATTCTaacacctcctccttctcttagGTGGTTTAGAGAGGCTGGGCACATGGCACGACAAGGGCCACGAGAGCCTGTGTGGTCCACAGCCCAGGGGCCTCCAGGAGCGGGCCTTCACCATCATAAGggccctcctcctcttctccccgTCTCCAGTTCTCCAGGAGCGAGTTCTGGAGTTCTACAGCAGGACCTTCTCCGTCTACATGCACCAGCAGGGGGAAGCAGAGGACGGGGCCGAGGCTCCAGGGGGCCCAGAGGGCGGGGTCTGCCCGGGCTGTGGGGTCCCGACCCAGCAGTGCTGGTGTCAGGATGCTCTGGAGCAGCTGAGGGAGCTCAGCCACACCCTGTGAGTGACGCCGCCGGGCTGGCCCCCTCCCCGAGGGGCGCCTCAGCCTCCAGTCCTCCTCTCAGGCTGTTCTTGATGTGTTTCAGCTCcaagctgcagctgctggagtgGGTCAGCTCCGAGGCCGTCACCTCCATCCTGCACCGCCTCATCGAGCAGCGCATGGAGCAGCACTGTCGGGGCGAGTACGAGCGCTCCTTCCTGCTGGAGTTCCAGGAGGTAAAACATCCCAGAGGCTTTGGATTCGACTCCGTCGGTTCTGCCTTCATGTGAGACGTTCTGTGTGGGCAGTGGCTGGAGCTGGTGCTCGGTTGGCTCAGCAAAGTGTTCGCGAGCGAGGCGGACGGAGACGGCGTTCCCGGCGCTCCGACTGGCAACACGGTCCTGAAGCAGTGGCGGTGCCACATGCACCAGTTCTTCTGCAGGATCTACGTCAACATGAGGATCGAGGAGCTCTTCAGCATCATCAGAGGTGAGAGCGAGCGGCGGCGCCGCGTCCGGCGCTCGTCTACCTCCTGACAAGCGTTTCCTCTTTGCTTcctgctaagctaagctaaacacACCCTAAAGTGATTCTGAGGAACATGTTGGGTTTTCATCTTTAGATTTTACACCAATGTTTCTTCTCGGCGCATTTCAGATTTCCCAGAATCCAAAGCAGCGATCGAAGACCTCAAGTTCTGTCTGGACAGAACCAACCAGAGGCAGCAGCTCCTCACGTCGCTCAAATCGGCGTTTGAGAGCCGTCTGCTGCACCCAGGTCAGGCTCGTTTCCCGTCTGTTGAGCGTCGACACGCGTCCACGCCGttctgacccgtcctctgtcgACCCATCGCTCCTCAGGCGTCCACACGTCCGACATCCTCACCGTCTACATCTCCGCCATCAAGGCCCTCAGAGAGCTGGACCCCTCCATGGTCGTCCTGCAGGTCGCCTGCCAGCCCATCCGCAAATACCTGAGGTGGGTATCTCGAACAGACGCCGCTGCTCTGTCCTCGCATCGGTTGTGTTCAACCTTCTGCGGTGCGTTCAAGGACTCGGGAGGATACGGTGAGGCAGATCGTCGCAGGTCTGACCGGAGACGCCGAAGGATGCACAGACTTGGCGTCAGAGCTGTCCAGAGGCGACCCCGTGACCCTGGAGATGCAGGACAGCGACGAAGAAGGCAACGACCCGGAGGACTGGACGCCGGACCCGACCGACGCCCTCCCgggtcagtgaacgcaccgtcagtgacatcacactggCGTCTCGGCTCTGCGGTCtgattggagtgtgtgtgttcagacaaGACAGGATCGAAGCGGCGctcgtgtgacatcatcagcctgcTGGTCAGCATCTACGGCAGCAAGGACATCTTCATCGACGAGTACCGCGCCGTGTTGGCCGACAGGCTGCTGCACCAGCTCAACTACAACACGGCCAGGTAGGGAGAGGCCCCGCCTACGAGGCCACGCCCACTTACAACCCAATCATGAAACAAAATGCTCGTTTCAGTTCCCTGAACGAATGTTTCTGTCGTCGCCCCCTCCTCTGTTGCTAACATTGGACTCTCCCAGTCCGAGCTGACCAGTGAGGCGTTCAggacacaaaacaaacatccagttgttgttttttgcaggGAGATCCGGAACgtggagctgctgaagctgcgGTTTGGAGAATCTCACATGCATTACTGCGAGGTGATGCTGAAGGTGAGCAGCTCCAGGTTTGTTCTTCATCGTTAATTCAATGTAAATGTGGAGTGgatcacctcctcttcctcctcctctccaggaCATGGCGGACTCCCGCAGGATCAACAGTAACATCCGTGAGGAGGAGTCGCGGCTGAGTGAGGAGGAGCAGCCCCCTCTGGCACTGTCCTCCATCATCCTGTCCTCAGAGTTCTGGCCCTCCCTaaaggaggagaagctggagctCCCCCCGCTGGTGTGCCAGGCCATGGAGGCCTACACCCACCGCTACGAGAAGCTCAAGGTGGAGCCGGTGCATTTAGGGACCGCACGACAGCGGAGAATCCTGTGTGTCTGAGGAGACGCTAACGGCAGGCGGTGTGTTTCAGGCCATGAGGACGCTGAGCTGGAAGCCCCACCTGGGCTCCGTCACGCTGGACGTGGAGCTGGAGGACCGCACCCTCAGCAACCTGACCGTGTCCCCGATCCACGCTGCCATCATCCTGCACTTCCAGGAAAAAGGTATCGACGATGAGTTTGATCGATCGGCATCGGGCGCAGCTTCGGTTTGACGTGACGAAGACTTGGGGGGTGGCCTGTCGTTTCAGACTCCTGGACTCTGGAGGAGCTGAGCGCCAAGCTGGGCGCCGCCAAGGAGCTGGTGCACAGGAAGCTGGCGCTGTGGCAGCAGCACGGCGTGCTGAGGGAGGAGGCGGGGGGGCGTTACTACGTGGTGGAGACGGGCTCCTCCAAGGAGAAGATGGAGCGGGGGGTGATGCTGATCGACAGCGACGAGGAGAGAGactccaacaccaccacccaatcagagcagagggaggagaagCTGCAGGTGGtgcctctcacacacacgcacacgcacacacacccatcagaACACGCGTTAATacgcatccccccccccccgcagctCTTCTGGGCCTACATCCAGGCCATGCTGACCAACCTGGACAGCATGACGCTGGAACGCATCCACTCCATGCTGCGGATGTTCGTCGCCACGGGACCCGTCGTCACGGAGATGGACGTCAACGAGCTGGAGGCCTTCCTGCAGAGGAAGGTGAGGGAGCATCAGCTGATGGTGTCCGCAGGCGTCTACAGGCTCCCCAAGTCCAACTGACGAGGCATTCGGACGCCGTGGGAATTTAGGAACGCGGAGGAGCGGTTAGAGAACTCTGCCTGTAATCAGACGCCGTCTCCAGAGGACTTCATTTATTGCTTTATTTGGATTTGGACACAGGAAGAAACACGTACGACACGAATAAAAACACGGCTGAACATTCTGGGCTGTTACTGTCGGTTACTGGCCTCGTTTGAACCGGAGCGAGACAAACGGCCGTTCAGGAGCGGTTTCCCTTTCAGTGGTCAAACTTCACCGTGTTAACAAGCAGAGGACGGCGACGCGTTACAGTGTTCGCTAAGGGTTAACGGAGCGGAGCCGTGTTTCACCGCCACGCTTCAGGCGGGTTTGTTGTCTCTGGTGATCACACATGAAGGCATGGCTGCTGCAAAAAAATGCTTCAGAAAAGCAGCAAAACGGCGGCGGCCAATCAGACGTTGTTACTGGAAGAGAAGCCAGTTTCACTTTCAAATAAAACCTGGGATGAAAACATGTCGAGTgaggaagctggaaaaaaaacaaatagaaacgGTTAAACTGGCGTCTCAGACTGGATCAGAACCAACGAGCTGGTTCTGGTTTCAGATGAAGGTTTATTTTCCTCGCCTGACGTTTTCACAGTAGTTCATGGTGAGTGAGATTAATTAAAAACCAGTGGGCGGATCCGTTAAGTCGCGTCCGGGCTGCGACCCGAGTCCTGTGCAGTTAAAGCGAGCTGGGAGCTGGTTTGGAGGCGAGAGTTCGACTCCTGGTCTTTTCCGCCTCAGCAGCACTTCTTCGCCCTCTTCCGGCGGTCCCGGTCCCTCTGGGCGTTGATGTTGACGGTGTCGTTCCGCTCGCGTTCCCTCTCCGCTCGGTTCTGGCTCTGCTTCTTGGCCCGGAGGACCATGTGGGTGAACGCCATGAACATCTGAGGAgccacagcaaacaggaagttcctGAATCATCTCCAGCAgatgctcctgaacgcccgatAGTATTTATCATTATTGTACGTTACCTCTTCAACGTTCACGTTCTCCTTGGCACTTGTCTCGAACAGACGGACCCCCATCGACTCCCCAAAACGCATTGCATCCTGGGTATCCACCTTCTTCCTGGCAGGATCGTCGTTTTTGTTTCCCACTGAGTGAAAAGGAAATTTACTTTCAGTCATCCTAACATCTGGTCGCTAACGGCGACTCATCCCCTACTTCCGCCCACCCTAACAAGATCAGACTGAATACCCATGATTCCTTAAGGCTCTGGGGAAACCAGCCGACTCACCCAGGATCTTACAGACGTTGTCGCAGTTCTGCGAGATCTCATTCAGCCACCGCTTGACGTTGACGAACGACTCCGGGTTGGTGACGTCGTAGACGATGATGACGCCGTGGGTGTTCCTGTAGTACCTGGGGAAGGGGGGGGAGCACAGGGGCGTCAGCTGGGGGGCGGACCCGGACCTGAGCGTTACAGATGTGTGGACGTGGATTACGTGGATGTGATGGTCCTGAACCTCTCCTGCCCCGCCGTGTCCCAGATCTGCAGCTTCACCCGCTCGCCGTCGATGTCCACCGTACGGATCTTGAAGTCGACGCCGATGGTGGTGATGTAACTTCCTGCAGGAGACAGGAAACACGTTATCCAACCGCGTGCCTGAACACATCGGATCGGAGCTGCTTGCAAATCTGTCTATTCTCCAGCCTGACGATCACGACTTGAACTGGTTCAGAATATTTCCACATCAGTTAGAACAAGTTTCATCTGGTTTGGCCTGCTTTCATGCTTCACCCGTATCAGCTCTTAACTGTGGagccacttcctgtcatgtgactcacCGGAGAAGGAGTTGTCAGCAAAGCGGAGCAGAAGGCTGCTTTTCCCCACATCTAGGAGagaaaccaatcagagagcaggatTAGCAAGAGGCTGCCCCTTAAAGTCAATGTGACCAATCAGCAGCCGCCCAGCTTCCCGTTTCGTCACCAGGAACATGTGATGAGCAGGATTCAAACCTAAAACCAGAGCTTAACCGGTGCTGGAGATAAATAAACCTCCTGTGAGATAAGAAGGTGACAAAACGAAGCTGCTCTGACGTCACCTAAAGAATCAAACAAAATGCACTAACTGGAATCTCCGATGATCAGCAGCTTGAAGAGATGATTGTAGTCCTTTCCCGCCATCTGGATGGCGTCTTCCTGAATTTCCAGGTGAAGTCAGTTTGAGAGTAGGAGGTTCCAATGTTCACATGGTTTTCCTCCCTGTGGCTTCAGCCGGGAGGGAACGACTTCAAGGAGCGCTTCTTTTATGACTCATGCCCGTCAGGCGACAGTGTGGTTCCAGTGTGACTCCTGcaggtgttggggggggggggggttccagttCTAGATGACTCCAAATATTTCACATTCATCAATTGCTTAAATTCACAGCTCTGTTGGCGCAGCGTGGACACGCCCCCACGCACATATAAGGCTGCCTGGGGGCGGGACTTGACCTCTGATGGTTGTCGCTATGACAGACGAATGGCAGGTTTAGCTGGAGGCCAATCATAAATCCAGTTATTGCCCTGAGCTCGTCCACAGCTCCCTCATCAACTCCATCCCTTTAGCAGCTGCAGTTCACGCTCCTTCAAGTAGAttcttttatttccctttaGTTCCTCTGGCTGGCAGCGGAGCAAAGTCTCCCTTTATCCTGACATGAAGAGGACTGGCTTCTTCAGAACAGCTTTAAATGGCGCTaaagaaagaaggagaacaagagATTCGAGGTAAAACTCACAAGAACTGGAACTACTTCTGGTTTCCACACAACAGCAGCTGAGTCACATCCAGGAGCTCCATCCACCCTTCAGTcactgttagcctgttagctgttagcaacaacgaaattaactttttctgCCGGCGCGGATGAAtaacaaatcatttaaaaacataatttatagtaacgtaattaataataacataaaaatcatAGTAACAATTTTTAATCACAATTTcctgtgggattaataaagtattaaaATAGCGGCGCTAACATAACTTGccatgaaaacaggaagtgacatcacgtGACCGGAAACGAGTCTGAGCTGCTTAAGACGAGAACACGAAACACCGCTTGGAAAATTAgcaatttattatttctttgtgtTCAAACAAAGGTAGAACACAGTTTAAAAACACtattctgaattttattcaGTCTTCCTTTCATCATTCTTCAATTCGGCTTCGGTTGAGCCATAAAAATGCGtgtatttgtgtaaaaaaaatattagttttgAGTCAGATTTGAGTTTTTAATGGAAGACATATGCGGCATGTCCACCCgattgttaaataaaaatttaatccagacctttattgtatttttcaaCAAGACGTAATTTAATTTAGTACCTACAGTCGAGTTAAAACATAATATCTACATTATGACATAAGAGAATAAGCTTTAAACCG
This window encodes:
- the si:dkey-16l2.16 gene encoding ras-related protein Rab-35; its protein translation is MAGKDYNHLFKLLIIGDSNVGKSSLLLRFADNSFSGSYITTIGVDFKIRTVDIDGERVKLQIWDTAGQERFRTITSTYYRNTHGVIIVYDVTNPESFVNVKRWLNEISQNCDNVCKILVGNKNDDPARKKVDTQDAMRFGESMGVRLFETSAKENVNVEEMFMAFTHMVLRAKKQSQNRAERERERNDTVNINAQRDRDRRKRAKKCC
- the anapc2 gene encoding anaphase-promoting complex subunit 2 isoform X2, whose amino-acid sequence is MEVSPCSRVPEQTLSDSLALLCSQGLGRLLGGWLLETLQIRLSSSVVPEFWSGLKQPENDLEERCRAWVLLTAFRTLLDRLDPFLGGLERLGTWHDKGHESLCGPQPRGLQERAFTIIRALLLFSPSPVLQERVLEFYSRTFSVYMHQQGEAEDGAEAPGGPEGGVCPGCGVPTQQCWCQDALEQLRELSHTLSKLQLLEWVSSEAVTSILHRLIEQRMEQHCRGEYERSFLLEFQEWLELVLGWLSKVFASEADGDGVPGAPTGNTVLKQWRCHMHQFFCRIYVNMRIEELFSIIRDFPESKAAIEDLKFCLDRTNQRQQLLTSLKSAFESRLLHPGVHTSDILTVYISAIKALRELDPSMVVLQVACQPIRKYLRTREDTVRQIVAGLTGDAEGCTDLASELSRGDPVTLEMQDSDEEGNDPEDWTPDPTDALPDKTGSKRRSCDIISLLVSIYGSKDIFIDEYRAVLADRLLHQLNYNTAREIRNVELLKLRFGESHMHYCEVMLKDMADSRRINSNIREEESRLSEEEQPPLALSSIILSSEFWPSLKEEKLELPPLVCQAMEAYTHRYEKLKAMRTLSWKPHLGSVTLDVELEDRTLSNLTVSPIHAAIILHFQEKDSWTLEELSAKLGAAKELVHRKLALWQQHGVLREEAGGRYYVVETGSSKEKMERGVMLIDSDEERDSNTTTQSEQREEKLQLFWAYIQAMLTNLDSMTLERIHSMLRMFVATGPVVTEMDVNELEAFLQRKVREHQLMVSAGVYRLPKSN
- the anapc2 gene encoding anaphase-promoting complex subunit 2 isoform X1 produces the protein MEAEEVVMESESAEASGAAAGLEVAEAWEAVTAALVSPCSRVPEQTLSDSLALLCSQGLGRLLGGWLLETLQIRLSSSVVPEFWSGLKQPENDLEERCRAWVLLTAFRTLLDRLDPFLGGLERLGTWHDKGHESLCGPQPRGLQERAFTIIRALLLFSPSPVLQERVLEFYSRTFSVYMHQQGEAEDGAEAPGGPEGGVCPGCGVPTQQCWCQDALEQLRELSHTLSKLQLLEWVSSEAVTSILHRLIEQRMEQHCRGEYERSFLLEFQEWLELVLGWLSKVFASEADGDGVPGAPTGNTVLKQWRCHMHQFFCRIYVNMRIEELFSIIRDFPESKAAIEDLKFCLDRTNQRQQLLTSLKSAFESRLLHPGVHTSDILTVYISAIKALRELDPSMVVLQVACQPIRKYLRTREDTVRQIVAGLTGDAEGCTDLASELSRGDPVTLEMQDSDEEGNDPEDWTPDPTDALPDKTGSKRRSCDIISLLVSIYGSKDIFIDEYRAVLADRLLHQLNYNTAREIRNVELLKLRFGESHMHYCEVMLKDMADSRRINSNIREEESRLSEEEQPPLALSSIILSSEFWPSLKEEKLELPPLVCQAMEAYTHRYEKLKAMRTLSWKPHLGSVTLDVELEDRTLSNLTVSPIHAAIILHFQEKDSWTLEELSAKLGAAKELVHRKLALWQQHGVLREEAGGRYYVVETGSSKEKMERGVMLIDSDEERDSNTTTQSEQREEKLQLFWAYIQAMLTNLDSMTLERIHSMLRMFVATGPVVTEMDVNELEAFLQRKVREHQLMVSAGVYRLPKSN